A stretch of Oncorhynchus mykiss isolate Arlee chromosome 12, USDA_OmykA_1.1, whole genome shotgun sequence DNA encodes these proteins:
- the LOC110537593 gene encoding uncharacterized protein LOC110537593 → MDRNDERIKRALRRRPYVLKPVRVNTPDSVLWPTGKVHRRPQPSTSVQTTQIHKRPPIIVSYGQDQTSGDGWSINPEPLSQSGRVTRLIERKYDDVISSSSSDDFSIYSFTDCESECDDEDHERRTPKLKIENGKVTKLDVRDMDEDDDLSLHSFDESDFLSPGKVSGPVSVNNGLSPLVTSTHRTLAEALRALPSAVGSPYPVNVPRPRTPLNPVVIIPPRTENFPYHHSPRLAPITNLSETGRKLLEEMAGVAPQEGKVNKKKKGKAKKELKQEKASKTQQMGNVGESKEEDKKEEKKSLKKR, encoded by the exons ATGGATCGTAATGATGAGAGAATCAAAAGAGCTTTAAGACGCCGCCCTTATGTG TTGAAACCAGTGAGGGTGAACACCCCTGATTCCGTGTTGTGGCCAACCGGCAAGGTGCACAGAAGGCCACAGCCT TCTACTTCAGTGCAGACCACTCAGATCCACAAAAGGCCT CCAATCATTGTGAGCTATGGGCAGGACCAGACATCTGGGGATGGATGGAGCATCAATCCAGAGCCTCTCAGCCAG tCTGGAAGGGTGACTCGGCTGATAGAGAGAAAATATGATGACGTGATCTCATCCTCCAGTTCTGATGACTTTTCCATCTACTCCTTCACTGACTGTGAATCTGAG TGTGATGATGAGGATCATGAAAGGAGGACACCAAAGCTGAAAATTGAGAATGGAAAGGTGACAAAGCTTGATGTGAGGGATATGGACGAGGATGATGATCTGTCTCTCCACTCCTTCGATGAGTCAGACTTCCTG AGCCCAGGGAAGGTCTCAGGTCCTGTATCTGTCAACAATGGCCTCTCTCCTCTTGTGACCTCAACACACCGGACCCTGGCTGAAGCCCTACGGGCCCTGCCCTCTGCTGTAGGCTCTCCCTACCCAGTAAATGTTCCAAGGCCTCGGACTCCTCTCAACCCTGTCGTTATCATTCCGCCCCGAACAGAGAATTTCCCATACCACCACAGCCCTCGCCTGGCACCCATCACCAACCTGAGCGAGACCGGCAGGAAGCTGCTCGAGGAAATGGCTGGAGTGGCCCCACAG GAAGGGAAGGTCAATAAGAAAAAGAAGGGCAAGGCCAAAAAAGAATTGAAGCAAGAGAAGGCCAGTAAGACGCAACAGATGGGAAATGTTGGAGAAAGTAAGGAGGAGGACAAGAAAGAGGAAAAGAAGAGTCTGAAGAAGAGGTGA